A window of the Gordonia humi genome harbors these coding sequences:
- a CDS encoding type IV secretory system conjugative DNA transfer family protein produces MAKKTTRPVMDAPYAGLDSRNRPIDHKQPHLLVSGSTGTGKSRTCLGPNIIMWGTRPVVAVSSKADLAELTAAKRASRGPCYLMDLSGEVRDEEIGAQITRVASDPTGLVHSDDSALDLANLLLEVGSIGGGSGGSGGNDAFWKSLARRPLAAILRAAASYSDPDTEHDRPGGGIAWALEAADSLGESTDGGAEPDYDTPSWMTAARRCTVSGSKHGRALTAALEMDAAQRDSIRINIGVALGTWARDEVREPVAGQRPVPFHPSMLEQPGATLYVVSPLSGDAMPAATATLTSLVNHWRRRVGRIDTLLMVIDELPSTAYLPRLSNWVGEARGLGIRIVAAVQATSQFEERWGAVGLKVLRDLFPAALILPDTPEPELYDAALWMTPTTERVTASLDAAGNVSHARDKTATIERADLVPPEGHGRLLVRHRAGHLARLVDIAATNLLD; encoded by the coding sequence ATGGCCAAGAAGACCACCCGCCCAGTGATGGACGCCCCATACGCGGGACTAGACAGTCGCAACCGGCCGATCGACCACAAGCAACCGCACCTTCTGGTGAGCGGGTCGACCGGCACGGGCAAAAGCCGCACCTGCCTGGGGCCGAACATCATCATGTGGGGCACGCGCCCGGTCGTTGCCGTGTCGAGCAAGGCCGACTTGGCCGAGCTCACTGCCGCCAAGCGCGCATCCCGCGGCCCCTGCTACCTCATGGACCTGTCCGGCGAGGTCCGCGACGAGGAGATCGGCGCGCAGATCACCCGCGTGGCCAGCGACCCGACCGGGCTCGTGCACAGCGACGACAGCGCCCTCGACCTGGCGAACCTGTTGCTGGAAGTGGGCTCGATCGGCGGTGGGTCCGGCGGGTCCGGCGGTAACGATGCGTTCTGGAAGTCGCTCGCCCGTCGCCCGCTGGCCGCGATCCTGCGCGCTGCGGCCAGTTACTCCGACCCCGACACCGAGCACGACCGACCTGGTGGCGGCATCGCTTGGGCCCTCGAAGCCGCAGACAGCCTCGGTGAGTCCACCGACGGCGGGGCCGAGCCCGACTACGACACCCCCTCGTGGATGACCGCTGCCCGCCGGTGCACCGTCAGCGGCTCCAAGCACGGCCGAGCGCTGACCGCCGCACTGGAGATGGACGCCGCCCAGCGCGACTCGATCCGCATCAACATCGGCGTGGCACTGGGCACATGGGCCCGCGACGAGGTTCGCGAGCCAGTGGCCGGCCAGCGTCCGGTGCCCTTCCATCCGTCGATGCTCGAACAGCCCGGCGCCACCTTGTACGTTGTGTCCCCGCTGTCCGGCGACGCCATGCCCGCCGCCACCGCGACCCTGACGAGCCTGGTCAATCACTGGCGCAGGCGCGTCGGGCGGATCGACACCTTGCTCATGGTCATCGACGAGCTGCCCTCCACGGCGTACCTGCCGCGACTGTCCAACTGGGTGGGCGAGGCTCGCGGTCTGGGCATCCGCATCGTCGCGGCCGTACAGGCGACATCGCAGTTCGAGGAGCGGTGGGGCGCGGTCGGCCTGAAGGTCTTGCGCGACCTTTTCCCCGCCGCGTTGATCCTGCCGGACACCCCCGAGCCGGAGTTGTACGACGCCGCGCTCTGGATGACGCCCACCACCGAGCGGGTGACCGCGTCCCTCGATGCGGCGGGGAACGTCTCACACGCCCGGGACAAGACGGCCACAATCGAACGGGCCGACCTGGTCCCGCCCGAGGGACACGGACGACTACTCGTGCGACACCGTGCCGGGCACCTGGCTCGGCTCGTCGACATCGCGGCGACCAACCTGCTCGACTGA
- a CDS encoding DUF3040 domain-containing protein, whose translation MTSDRPIITRLHGEPVLPTTASDSVEPVSARHGALLGLAIAAGVLAGIALIVLGVVYGGPWRWAAGAATLALIALIVAPGFVKDKQDNNVEGEKK comes from the coding sequence ATGACCAGCGATCGACCAATCATCACCCGCCTGCACGGTGAGCCGGTATTGCCGACCACGGCTTCCGATTCGGTCGAGCCGGTCTCGGCTCGACACGGAGCGCTCCTCGGCCTGGCCATCGCGGCCGGAGTGCTCGCGGGTATCGCGCTCATCGTCCTGGGCGTCGTTTACGGCGGTCCGTGGCGGTGGGCGGCAGGGGCGGCAACGCTCGCCCTCATCGCGCTGATCGTGGCGCCGGGATTCGTAAAAGACAAGCAGGACAACAACGTTGAAGGAGAGAAGAAATGA
- a CDS encoding BglII/BstYI family type II restriction endonuclease yields the protein MQLTDSWATTFPSDVLDRYDVRETRNASAVMQITTPQAFADMIEVLDGFHLTVDKLTTPGGSKTVVARELDESFRVRGWREARFDQDLITKLTIFPWTSAPSHESQRVVQTRNEYGGHKIDNVLDRAVLDVEWNPKDGNLDRDFGNYVSLHEGGVIDMGVILTRSGDTLRHFVRDLIAEVKAVNVPTEYTVWHERMRKLADDPLGTSTTSNFGKLVPRLERGDGRGCPILAVAITERCYVPPPRTVAEEVFRLAVALQDGISATELGDE from the coding sequence ATGCAGCTCACCGACTCATGGGCAACGACGTTCCCCTCTGACGTGCTCGACCGATACGACGTACGCGAGACGCGCAATGCCAGTGCGGTCATGCAAATCACCACTCCGCAGGCATTCGCGGACATGATCGAGGTGCTCGACGGATTTCACCTCACCGTGGACAAGCTCACCACACCGGGCGGCAGCAAAACCGTCGTCGCCAGGGAACTCGACGAAAGTTTCCGCGTTCGCGGATGGCGCGAGGCACGATTCGACCAGGATCTCATCACCAAGCTGACGATCTTCCCATGGACCTCCGCGCCCAGCCACGAGAGTCAGAGGGTTGTTCAGACCCGCAATGAATACGGCGGGCACAAGATCGACAACGTGCTCGACCGTGCTGTTCTCGACGTTGAATGGAACCCGAAGGACGGCAATCTCGACCGCGACTTCGGGAACTATGTCTCACTGCACGAGGGCGGCGTCATCGACATGGGCGTCATCCTCACGCGCAGCGGCGACACCTTGCGACACTTCGTCCGTGACCTGATTGCCGAAGTCAAGGCCGTCAACGTACCGACCGAGTACACCGTGTGGCACGAACGCATGAGAAAGCTGGCGGACGACCCACTCGGAACGTCGACCACATCGAACTTCGGCAAGCTCGTCCCCCGACTTGAGCGGGGAGATGGTCGTGGCTGCCCGATCCTGGCCGTGGCCATTACCGAGCGATGCTATGTCCCTCCTCCGCGCACGGTCGCCGAAGAAGTGTTTCGTCTGGCCGTGGCTCTACAAGACGGGATCTCCGCCACCGAACTTGGCGACGAATAG
- a CDS encoding MT-A70 family methyltransferase codes for MTPTIDTLPQTADIAPLPTIDGGFQTVLADPPWRFANRTGKVAPEHRRLDRYGTMDLEEIKALPVGDVTAKNAHLYLWVPNALLLEGIDVLQAWGFRYVSNVIWAKRRKDGGPDGRGVGFYFRNVTEPILFGVKGSMRTLAPARSTVNMIETRKREHSRKPDEQYDLIESCSPGPYLEMFARYARPGWTAWGNESDAEVEPKGRSHRGYAGGAIETFPSLEPNERLSPWLSDRLARILVEEYEAGASIDQLANESGYSIQRVRSLLEAGGVTLRGRGRPKKATAESAPVKKVAVKKQPAKKAAPRKATTKRSN; via the coding sequence ATGACGCCGACCATCGACACACTGCCACAGACCGCCGACATCGCGCCGCTACCAACCATTGACGGCGGGTTCCAGACGGTTCTTGCAGATCCACCCTGGCGCTTCGCCAACCGCACTGGCAAGGTCGCACCCGAGCATCGGCGCCTGGACCGCTACGGCACGATGGACCTCGAGGAGATCAAGGCACTGCCCGTTGGGGACGTCACTGCCAAGAACGCCCACCTCTACCTCTGGGTGCCCAACGCACTGCTTCTAGAGGGAATAGATGTCTTGCAGGCGTGGGGATTCCGCTACGTGTCCAACGTGATCTGGGCCAAACGCCGCAAGGACGGCGGGCCCGACGGCCGCGGCGTGGGCTTCTACTTCCGCAACGTCACCGAGCCGATCCTGTTCGGCGTCAAGGGATCGATGCGCACGCTGGCCCCGGCGCGCTCGACGGTCAACATGATCGAGACCCGCAAGCGCGAGCACTCCCGCAAGCCCGACGAGCAATACGACCTCATCGAGAGCTGCTCGCCCGGACCGTATCTGGAGATGTTCGCCCGCTACGCCCGTCCCGGCTGGACAGCCTGGGGCAACGAGTCCGACGCCGAGGTTGAGCCCAAGGGCCGTTCGCACCGCGGCTACGCTGGCGGTGCCATCGAGACCTTCCCAAGTCTGGAGCCCAACGAACGGCTCAGCCCCTGGCTCTCGGACCGCCTCGCCCGGATCCTCGTCGAGGAGTACGAGGCCGGAGCATCAATCGACCAGCTCGCCAATGAATCCGGCTACTCGATCCAGCGCGTGCGCAGCCTCCTCGAAGCAGGCGGAGTCACACTGCGTGGACGGGGACGGCCCAAGAAGGCCACCGCCGAGTCAGCACCCGTGAAGAAGGTCGCGGTGAAGAAGCAACCGGCCAAGAAGGCAGCACCACGCAAGGCGACCACCAAGCGCAGTAATTGA
- a CDS encoding recombinase family protein: protein MSKNVGYARVSTKKQTTEQQIAALEKSGCAPIFAEKMSGKRNDRPELTKALAELEAGDVLTVWKIDRLGRDALQMLSTIKELKERGIVVRSLTEGLDSGTDTGQMVIGILSLVAEYEVSLKAERAEAKRALIRKRGGNLGGAPKKFDAEQTAAIRRAHASGETVAGLARVHGVSRPTIYRMLEGQK from the coding sequence ATGTCCAAGAACGTCGGCTACGCCCGCGTGAGCACGAAGAAGCAGACGACCGAGCAGCAGATCGCCGCGTTGGAGAAGTCGGGGTGCGCGCCGATCTTCGCCGAGAAGATGAGCGGCAAGCGCAACGACCGTCCGGAGCTGACCAAGGCATTGGCCGAGCTGGAGGCAGGTGACGTGCTGACGGTGTGGAAGATCGACCGGCTGGGCCGCGACGCCCTGCAGATGCTCTCGACGATCAAGGAGCTGAAGGAGCGGGGCATCGTGGTGCGGTCGCTGACCGAAGGGCTGGACTCGGGCACTGACACCGGGCAGATGGTGATCGGCATCCTGTCGCTGGTGGCCGAGTACGAGGTGTCGCTCAAGGCCGAGCGCGCCGAGGCCAAGCGAGCGCTGATCCGTAAGCGGGGCGGGAATCTGGGCGGTGCGCCCAAGAAGTTCGACGCCGAGCAGACTGCGGCGATCCGCCGGGCGCACGCCAGCGGCGAGACGGTGGCGGGGTTGGCCAGAGTGCACGGGGTATCGCGACCGACGATCTACCGGATGCTGGAGGGGCAGAAATGA